TTGGCGATCGCCTCGTCGACGACCGGGCCCGCGAGGTCGCTGTTGACGAAGACGTCGACCACGTCCACGTCGAAGGGGATGTCGGCGAGTGAGGCGTAGCCCTGTTCGCCGTGCACGGTCTCCGCCTTCGGATGCACGGGCACGATCCGCTTCCCGTAGCGCTGGAGCACCTCGGCCACGCCGTACGCCGCGCGCCGCCGGTTCGAGGACAGGCCGACCACGGCCCAGGTGTCGCCGCTCTCGGTGAGTATCTTGCGGACCGTCGCTTCGTCTCCGTACACCGTGGGTCTCCTGGAGGGTCTCCGTTGCTGGGGCGCTCCGCACAACAGCGCACCGCTCCCGCTGATTCCCCCGGTACGACGTCCCGCGCGCACCCCTGCCCCACCGGCCCACGCACCTCGCCGCGCCCCGCCACCCTGACCGGAATCTGCGCCACCTGCCTGCGGACGGCCTCCGTCCCGCCTACGCTCACCACGTGCTGCGCATCATCGACGCCCGAACCGGCGACCCCATCGAGGCCGCCCCCGCCCGCCGTGGCCTGACCCGTGTCGAGGTGCATGTGCCAGGCCTCGACGGCACCGCCCTGCGGGTGCTGCTCGTCGCCGACACCCTCGTACGCGCCCTCGAACTCGGCGGCACGCCGGTGTGGGCGCTGCTCGACAGCGCGGAGCAGCGGCCCGAGGTACGGGCGGCCGCCGCGGCGCTCGGCGTCCGGCCCTTCGAGGACGGCCGGGAGGTGGGCAGGGGGCTCGGCGGGGCACAGGCCGTCCATGTGGTGGCGGAGGACAGCACCGCACCCGACCCGGAAGGGATCCGGGTCGCCGTCGCCGCCGTAGCCGCCGTCGACGGGCCGGCGGAGGGAGCGGGGGGTGCGGTCGGGGCCGTCGGGCTGTCGGCGGAGGGCGCCGAGCCCGACGTACTGCGGTTCGCCCTGCTGTCGAGGCGCCGGGACCGGACCGCACGGCTCGACGCGACCGCCCTCCAGGACGCCCACGACACCCTCGTACGGTGGCGCCGCGCCGTCGCCGCATGGGCGCGCGAGCCGTCCCGGCCGGTCCCCGACGAGGTGCGCGGAGAACTGCGCGCGGCATGGGAGGACGACCTCGACGTACCCGGCGTCCTACGGGTTCTGAGGGAGGTCGAGAGCTCCGACCTCCCGGCGGGTGCCCGCTTCGAGACGTACGCCTACGCGGACCGGCTCCTCGGCCTCGAACTCACCCGCGACCTGGGAGCGCCCGCATGATCGCGCGCGCCGGGGCGGGTCCGCTGCGCCGTCTGGTCGTGCTGCGGCACGCGAAGTCGGCCTGGCCCGAGGGCGTGCCGGACCATCGGCGTCCGCTCGCCCCGCGGGGCCGCCGGGACGCCCCGGCCGCGGGCCGCGCGCTCGCCGAGGCCGACGTCCTGCCCGATCTCGCCCTGTGCTCCACCGCCGTACGCGCCCGTCAGACCTGGGAGCTGGCCGCCGCCCAGTGGGGCACCCCGCCCCCGGTCCGCCATGACGCCCGGCTCTACGGGGCCGACGTGCCCGAACTCCTGGAGGTCGTGCACGAGGTGTCCGCCGAGGTCGAGACGCTGGTGCTGATCGGCCACAACCCCGGCCTTGAGGACCTCGTCCTCCGACTCGCGGGCGACGGCCTCGACGACACCCTCGACAGGGTCCGGGTGAAGTTCCCGACAGCGGCGATCGCGGTCCTGGCCTGGCGCGGGGCGGCTTGGGAGGACCTGGCCCCGGGGACGGCGCTGCTGACGGCGGTGACGGTGCCACGGGGGAAGAAGGCGCACTGAGCGGGCGGTACGTGTTCCCGGCCCCGGTGAGACACATCACCCGTGCGGGCGACCCGAGCCGATGCGCATAGGCTGGCCCGATGCAGGACGAGTACCGCACAGTCGCCCACGCGGGCGTGCACGAGACCGAGGTCAACCGCTCCCGCTTCCTGTGCGCCCTCGCCCCCGCGGCCACCGAGCAGGAGGCCCAGGCATTCGTCGCGGCCGTCCGCAAGGAGCACGCCGACGCCACCCACAACTGCTTCGCCTACGTCATCGGCGCCGACGGTGCGATCCAGAAGGCGAGCGACGACGGCGAACCGGGCGGCACCGCCGGCGTCCCCATGCTCCAGATGCTGCTGCGCCGTGACATGCGCTACGTCGTCGCCGTCGTCACCCGGTACTACGGCGGCGTCAAACTCGGCGCCGGCGGTCTCATCCGCGCCTACGGAGGCGCGGTCGGCGAGGCCCTCGACGCCCTCGGCACGATCACCCGCCGCCGCTTCCGCCTGGCCACCGTCACGGTCGACCACCACCGCGCGGGCAAGGTCCAGAACGACCTCCGCGCCACCGGCCGCGAGGTCCGCGACGTCCGCTACGCCGAGGCGGTCACCATCGAGATCGGCCTCCCGGACGCGGACGTCCCCGCCTTCGAGGCGTGGCTCGCGGACGCGACCGCCGGGACGGCTGGGTTCGAACTGGGCGGAGAGGCCTACGGAGATGCCTGAAATGCAGGTAACCACCCGCGTGCGTAGACCGGGTTCCAGGTGGTGTTGATCGTCCAGTGCTGGTTCTGGGGCACCGCCACCGGGCGCCATCTCAGCCGATGCCGTGCGGTCACCGCGTGCCGTCGGCGGCTGCCCGTTCCTGGATGAGCCGCACGGTCCGTTCGGGGTGTTCCTCGTGCAAGTAGTGCCCGACGCCGGGCCAGTGGTCCACACGCGAGCCGGGCACGTGCAGGGTGCTTCTCTCCCAGTCGGCGGCTTCGGCCGAGGTCCATACCGTCAGGGCGGGCTGGGTGCGTCGGCGCAGGTACGCCTCGCTGTGCGGGCGGATGCCCACGGCGTCGCGGTCGGTGTACATGCCGGCGTATGCCTGGGCGATGACGTGGTTCGGGGTGCCGAGCATGGTGCGGATGTGCGCGGTGCGCAGCCCGGCTGGGGCCTGCGGGGAGAACGCGCCTGCCACGAAGTCGGCCGCCGCCCGTGTCCCCTGCTCCCGGTACTCCGCCAAGCGTCCCGGGATGCCGTCCACTTCGGTGCCGTGCGCTCCGTGGGCCGGGTCGAGGGCGACGACCGACCGGACCAGCTCCGGACGCCGGACGGCGAGCAGGTTGACCACCTGGCCGCCCATGGAGTGGCCGACGGCCACCACCGGGCCGCAGCCCAGGACCTCTACCAGGGCGGCCAGGTCGTACGCCATCTCCAGCGGCGTGTTGCCCTGGTCCGGCACCTCGGAGCGCCCATGGCCGCGCAGGTCGGGGACGATCACCCGGAAGCGGTCGGCCAGGGCGTCGGCGTGCGCCGACCACTCTCTCCCGTCGCCGCCCCAGCCGTGCACCAGCAGCAGGGCAGGGGCGTCGGCGTCGGACCCCAGGCTCGTGCAGAACAGGCGGATGTGGCCAACGTCGATCACGTGTTCTTCTCCTGGTGGGCGGCGTACGCGAAGTCCCCGTACACGCCGGCGCCGTCGAGGTCCTGCACCCACAGACCGAGCATCGCGCCGGTGAAGCCGAGGACTCTGAGCTGTCCTTCGTGGAATTCGTCCGCGTGCTCGTCCGAGAGGACCGTGGCGTCGAGGTCCAGGGGGAGGGTGCGAAGACCGGCGCCCTCGATGCCGTACGAGAAACGCAGCACCGGGCCGTCGAGTTCGGCGCGCAGGACCACGGGCCGTTCCGCTTCGAGCGGTACGGCGACGGGGTGCGCGGTGAGCTGTCCCGCCGCGCAGCTCAGGGCGGTCAGCAGCGGGGCGCCGCCGTCGTCCGCGGTCACGTACAGGTAGTGCCAGTTGCGGGTGTTGTAGTAGCCGGTCAGCCCGGCCAGGTGGTCCGGGGTGCGGGGTGTGAACGTCAGCCGGGTCTCGAAGGAGCAGCGGGATGTGGTGACTCGGCGGGCGACCAGGCTGGGGGTACGGCGGCCTGCCGGGGACTGGCCACCATGGATCCGCAGCCGTCCGGGCAGGGGCCGGATCCAGTCGGGGGTGGCCGGACGGCGCAGGGTGGACCAGTGCGGGCCGAGCCGCTCGAAGCGGTCGGTGACGGGCTCGGCCGGTACCGGTGCGGCGGGCAGCGCCGGAGCCGGCACGGTCACCGCCGGCACGCCGCCCGCGATGCGCGGCCATCCGTCGTCGGTCCAGGTGACCGGTTGCAGCGCGGTCTCCCGGCCGAGCACGCACCGGCCTCGTTCTGTGTCGGGGCGGGCGGCGATGTGGGCGGCGTACCACTGCCCCGTCGCCGTCCGGACGAACGAACAGTGGCCGGCCTTCTGTAGTTCCAGGGACGGGTCGTGCCGGGCGGTCATCAGCGGGCCGTCCGGGTCGGGCTCGTACGGGCCGAACAGGTCGCGGCTGCGGGCCACCGCCGCGCCATGCTCGTAGCCGGTGCCGCCCTCGGCGTGGACGAGGTAGTACCAGCCGTCCTTCTTGTACAGGTGCGGGCCCTCGGCGACTCCGGCCGCCGTCCCGACGGAGATCATCCGGGGTTCGCCGACCAGGAGCTGCCTCTCGCGGTCGTACTCCTGGATCTCGATCCCCGCGAAGGACTCGCGCTCCGGCCGCCAGTCGAACCGCATGTTCAGCAGCCAGCTGCGGCCGTCGCCGTCGTCGTCGTCGCCGTCATCGTCGTCGTGGAAGAGGGAGACGTCGAAGCCCCGGCCGTGCAGCGGCACCGGGTCGGACCACGGGCCCTCGATCGAGGGCGCGGTCGTCACGTAGTTGGGGAGGTCCTTCCAGCCCTCGGCGTAGGTGTCGACGACGGTGAAGACGAGGTGGAACAGGCCGTCCGCGTACGACAGTCCGGGCGCCCAGATGCCTCCCGAGTCCGGCACGCCGGTCAGGTCGAGCAGCCGTCGGCTGTCCAACACCCCGCCCAGCGCCCGCCAGTTCACCAGGTCCCGGGAGTGGTGGATGCGTACGCCCGGGTACCACTCGAAGGTCGAGGTGGCGATGTAGTGGTCGTCGCCGACGCGCAGGATCACCGGGTCGGGTTCGAAGCCGCGCAGGACGGGGTTGTGGATCACGTGGTGTCCGATCAGAACTCAGAGTGAGAACAGGAGGGTTCCGAAGCCTGGATGGTCGCACTGGAACGGGGCGCCCTCCGGCCGAAGCCCGGCCGCGACCTGGGTGGTGTACGGCGCGGATCTTCCCGCCCGCTTCACGTAGTGGTTGTACGCCATCTCGTAGATGGGCCGGAACGTGCCGCGCCCGGTGGTGGAGACGGCGGACCAGTGCCAGTTGCAGCGGCCGAAGCCGGCGTCGTACGGGACGGTGTTGCCGAGGTTGTACTTCGCCGTGTACTCGAAGCCGGACAGCAGCAGGGAGTCGGACGCTCCGTACAGGTCGAGGCCCTGGATCCAGGCGGTCTGGCAGATCTCGGCGAGCGAGCCCAGGATCAGCTGGGTGTGCGCCTGGTCGCGGCCGGACTCGCAGCACTGGCCGGTGCCGGGCTGGATCAGCTTGGTCAGCCCGCAGCAGCTGTGGGTCTGGAAGGCGTTGTACGCGTCGTTGAACAGGGTG
This DNA window, taken from Streptomyces sp. NBC_00663, encodes the following:
- a CDS encoding CoA-binding protein; the encoded protein is MYGDEATVRKILTESGDTWAVVGLSSNRRRAAYGVAEVLQRYGKRIVPVHPKAETVHGEQGYASLADIPFDVDVVDVFVNSDLAGPVVDEAIAKGAKAVWFQLDVIDEAAYDRARAAGLDIVMDRCPAIEIPRLRA
- a CDS encoding SixA phosphatase family protein; this encodes MIARAGAGPLRRLVVLRHAKSAWPEGVPDHRRPLAPRGRRDAPAAGRALAEADVLPDLALCSTAVRARQTWELAAAQWGTPPPVRHDARLYGADVPELLEVVHEVSAEVETLVLIGHNPGLEDLVLRLAGDGLDDTLDRVRVKFPTAAIAVLAWRGAAWEDLAPGTALLTAVTVPRGKKAH
- a CDS encoding YigZ family protein — its product is MQDEYRTVAHAGVHETEVNRSRFLCALAPAATEQEAQAFVAAVRKEHADATHNCFAYVIGADGAIQKASDDGEPGGTAGVPMLQMLLRRDMRYVVAVVTRYYGGVKLGAGGLIRAYGGAVGEALDALGTITRRRFRLATVTVDHHRAGKVQNDLRATGREVRDVRYAEAVTIEIGLPDADVPAFEAWLADATAGTAGFELGGEAYGDA
- a CDS encoding alpha/beta fold hydrolase, whose product is MIDVGHIRLFCTSLGSDADAPALLLVHGWGGDGREWSAHADALADRFRVIVPDLRGHGRSEVPDQGNTPLEMAYDLAALVEVLGCGPVVAVGHSMGGQVVNLLAVRRPELVRSVVALDPAHGAHGTEVDGIPGRLAEYREQGTRAAADFVAGAFSPQAPAGLRTAHIRTMLGTPNHVIAQAYAGMYTDRDAVGIRPHSEAYLRRRTQPALTVWTSAEAADWERSTLHVPGSRVDHWPGVGHYLHEEHPERTVRLIQERAAADGTR
- a CDS encoding glycoside hydrolase family 43 protein; translation: MIHNPVLRGFEPDPVILRVGDDHYIATSTFEWYPGVRIHHSRDLVNWRALGGVLDSRRLLDLTGVPDSGGIWAPGLSYADGLFHLVFTVVDTYAEGWKDLPNYVTTAPSIEGPWSDPVPLHGRGFDVSLFHDDDDGDDDDGDGRSWLLNMRFDWRPERESFAGIEIQEYDRERQLLVGEPRMISVGTAAGVAEGPHLYKKDGWYYLVHAEGGTGYEHGAAVARSRDLFGPYEPDPDGPLMTARHDPSLELQKAGHCSFVRTATGQWYAAHIAARPDTERGRCVLGRETALQPVTWTDDGWPRIAGGVPAVTVPAPALPAAPVPAEPVTDRFERLGPHWSTLRRPATPDWIRPLPGRLRIHGGQSPAGRRTPSLVARRVTTSRCSFETRLTFTPRTPDHLAGLTGYYNTRNWHYLYVTADDGGAPLLTALSCAAGQLTAHPVAVPLEAERPVVLRAELDGPVLRFSYGIEGAGLRTLPLDLDATVLSDEHADEFHEGQLRVLGFTGAMLGLWVQDLDGAGVYGDFAYAAHQEKNT